The DNA sequence CCCCTCCCGTTTGAGCAACAAAAGGGCCATAAGCTGACCCTTTTACTTTAGATTGTTTTTATTCGATACCGTGCTTGGCTAATTCCTTACGCAATACCCTTACTTTTTGCTGTATAAACGCTTTCATCGATACATCACCAGAATCACATAATGGAGTGCTGGCTGCAGCATCAATCGCGCGGCTATCATAGATTAATTCACAACCTGGCGGGTTTGCTGCATCAGTAGCCAGTACGGTAGATTCAATCATCTCTCGACGCGATGCTAACGTCGCTTTCAGTTGGCTATCCCAGTCCATTTGTGTATCAAGGATGCGTTTAATTTCCTGATACAAGCGGCGCTTGTACACATCATCGGCGAACACGATGTCCCAAAGGATTGGGGTTACGCCTTGTAAGCGTTCGCTGCGCCAATCTCTGCTCCCCGTGCCTGGGAACACATAACTGCCGGCGACATCTCTAAACGCATCAACATGACTTCCCCACGCGTCAGGGTGGTTATCACGGAAGGTAAAGTCGTAGTCATAGGTGAGGTAAGTCCACTTCTCTGTTATTGGATTGAGGTAAAGGTAATAGTTGTTAGCTACACGCACATAATGGTCAACCGCACCCACCACAATGTCACCAGCTTGCGCTCTTACAAAACCATCAATATCAAATTGCTCGGCTAATTCTGCTACCGTTGGTTCACTTTGCACAAAATGCATAAAGTTTTGCAATTCAACTCTGGCATCAGCAATCGATTTCTTCTTACTCTTCATATCGTAAGTAGGCCGATAAGGGGCAAATTGTGAGGTATTACCGCCGTTGTCGTTAATATCACTGTTTACAAAATCCGGATTAAGGAAGTTGTCACTGCCCAACCAATCTTCTCTATCTTCGGGATCTGACTTCTCAACACCAATCAAACAGAAATTGCTGTTAACGTAGCCTGAGCCATCCTCGTAGGGAGTACAGTTTGGGTTAGCAGCATCGGCGCTGCTCAAGTCTCCGCCTCCTACCTTAAATAGGTAACCATTTTCACCGAAATACCGCTTTAAATATGGCTTATCAACCGGCTCATCCATCATAAATACGCCCATATTGTAGCGTTGCGGCAACGACCGCCCATATAAGGTGTCGCCCTGCTCTCCGGTGAGCACTAATTCAACGCTGGCATGCGCCATTCGGCTGGTGGGGATGCCCGCGGTATTCAATAGATCATGAGCGAGCATTTCACGCTGATAACTAGGGTCATCTTTGTTAAATTTGAAGTAGAGTTTTTCAACATCATTAAACTCGCGACCATCATTGTCTGGCACGTCGGGAATATCGCGCCCTACACGCATACTACAATGCGCATTGTCTACAGCCGCTGGTTCGCCGTCATCATCAATACAGGCATAAACACTTTCGTCATCATCAAACTCTTCGTCAAATTTCAGTGAGAAGTGGAAGCGGCTAGGTTTGGCTGTCCAGCTTTCATCATCTTGTTGATACCATTTTTCGGGCCACTGGCGGCTAGTATTACCTCGCATTTTAAAGGCGACATGATCGAGCTGCTCAATCACATCGCCATTGTCATCGAGATATTCAAAAGTCACTTCTCGATACACTTCACTATGGGTCCATAAATTCCACGCGCCCCAACCATGGGCATCACCATTGGTGTAGCGGGCTCGCTCTGTGTCCAACACAAAGGCTAGCCACTCTTGCGCTGTCATAGTGATGCGCACATTATGCAAGCGATCGGTGGCGAAAATACCGGCAGAGCCATCTTGCTCACATGAAATAATGATATCAGCGGCGTCGTTGGCAGTTATAAGCCCCTCACCGTTTTCGATCTCACACTCTTGCCGAGCAGGATCTCGTTCTATGTCGACTTGGTAACCTTGAAGGTCAAGCATAGTGGTCTCAAACATAAAACGACCATTTTGAGAGACAACTAACTGTTCTTCGCCATTTAGGCTTAGTTGCACGCTGGTGTTATTGGCTAAACCATTGATACTGCCAGATAAAGTAAATTCACCAGCCGCCAACGCAACGGGAGTACAATTAACGCTAATGTTCGTAATGTTATCAGTACGTACAACACCGCTGCCATTTTCAATTTCACAGTGTATGCGGGGGGGCAAGTCGGCTAGGCTTACTTGATAACTGGCACCTTCAAACAAGCGATCAGGAAAACTAAATGTGCCTGCAGAGTCTCCAGCACTGGCAATTTGAATAGGCTCTGGTAGGCCGCCGTTTAGCGATACCATTAATACACCATAATCTGGAGTGCCGGTCACAGCCCCTGATACGAAGAATGTTATGGGTGGCTCGGGAGCAGGAGCAGGATCATCACCGCCGCCGCAACTCGCTAACAATACCGGTAATGCCACCAGTAAGCGGGGAGAAGCTACCAAGCTTAACGTTGATTTATTGAACATTTATCACTCCATATCATATAAACGATTGTGCAATTTCCCTATGCGATACGGCAGTGTACCCAAGTAGTAAAAGTGAATGTGAAGGTTTTATTAAAGGCTTGAACTCACTCGGTATGAGCCATCATATAAAGACTAAAAATAGGCCTTAGGTCACAAATAATAACAAATCAATCATTAACAACGAAGGCCCAAATATCAAGATATTAAGCTGCTATACCCCGACGGTTAACAGTCTCTTTTAGTTCAATAGATTTGCAGACTGCTGACGTCAAGCAAACACCCAATTCCCCCTAGCCTCTCCTAACTCACACCT is a window from the Agarivorans sp. TSD2052 genome containing:
- a CDS encoding CotH kinase family protein, whose protein sequence is MFNKSTLSLVASPRLLVALPVLLASCGGGDDPAPAPEPPITFFVSGAVTGTPDYGVLMVSLNGGLPEPIQIASAGDSAGTFSFPDRLFEGASYQVSLADLPPRIHCEIENGSGVVRTDNITNISVNCTPVALAAGEFTLSGSINGLANNTSVQLSLNGEEQLVVSQNGRFMFETTMLDLQGYQVDIERDPARQECEIENGEGLITANDAADIIISCEQDGSAGIFATDRLHNVRITMTAQEWLAFVLDTERARYTNGDAHGWGAWNLWTHSEVYREVTFEYLDDNGDVIEQLDHVAFKMRGNTSRQWPEKWYQQDDESWTAKPSRFHFSLKFDEEFDDDESVYACIDDDGEPAAVDNAHCSMRVGRDIPDVPDNDGREFNDVEKLYFKFNKDDPSYQREMLAHDLLNTAGIPTSRMAHASVELVLTGEQGDTLYGRSLPQRYNMGVFMMDEPVDKPYLKRYFGENGYLFKVGGGDLSSADAANPNCTPYEDGSGYVNSNFCLIGVEKSDPEDREDWLGSDNFLNPDFVNSDINDNGGNTSQFAPYRPTYDMKSKKKSIADARVELQNFMHFVQSEPTVAELAEQFDIDGFVRAQAGDIVVGAVDHYVRVANNYYLYLNPITEKWTYLTYDYDFTFRDNHPDAWGSHVDAFRDVAGSYVFPGTGSRDWRSERLQGVTPILWDIVFADDVYKRRLYQEIKRILDTQMDWDSQLKATLASRREMIESTVLATDAANPPGCELIYDSRAIDAAASTPLCDSGDVSMKAFIQQKVRVLRKELAKHGIE